The Cryptococcus neoformans var. neoformans B-3501A chromosome 7, whole genome shotgun sequence genome window below encodes:
- a CDS encoding hypothetical protein (HMMPfam hit to Peptidase_M20, Peptidase family M20/M25/M40, score: 142.2, E(): 1.1e-39) → MGSPNEKEVLPSIIPPKEAEQPRKKGRLGVYRFLIGSATFLFIQFLLYISPYPKFSIFNNLIEDSSSSTNSTCQQADPIYPKSFNPSELVKGEKEQIIEWLSGAVRVPTEVFDVMGEIGDDERWDVFYKFSDYLEESFPLVHKHLKRNRVVTHALVFEWEGSDSSLKPLLLTGHQDVVPVLPATRDQWTHDPFGGEYDGKYIWGRGSSDDKSGTIGALSAVELLLKSGKFTPRRTVILAFGIDEETGGKVGALNIGQWLEEKYGKDSMALLVDEGNGIESAWGQLFAAPAVGEKGYMDLELKVETLGGHSSVPPAHTGIGYISLLIAALERHPHKPYLNPSSPLVNFISCAANSPAHIPSHLAKAIHKVENSLKHGDGKKVNRKALKQVEDWWVTGSYEDGTLGKGMGKAMVSTTQAVDIINGGLKVNALPESVVAIVNHRINLASSVAELQQQITDVIAPVASKLNLAVEAFGQEIQPHGHGCHFSKNDGPKAGKVILNVAFNSSLDPAPVSPFTVESPAWRLLSGTVKGVYATRPGAEEAEAGSDEIIMAPSISTGNTDTKRYWNLTKNIYRFAYQIVGPGFNNVHTIDEHIEADVFIEQVRWFMNFIVNVDESDEV, encoded by the exons ATGGGATCACCGAACGAGAAAGAGGTATTACCATCGATCATTCCACCCAAAGAGGCGGAACagccaaggaagaagggccGATTAGGGGTGTATCGATTCCTCATTGGCTCCGCtactttcctcttcatacAATTTCTTCTCTACATTTCTCCCTATCCAAAGTTTTCAATCTTTAACAATCTTATCGAGGATAGCTCGTCTTCTACCAACAGTACTTGTCAGCAAGCTGATCCTATTTATCCCAAATCGTTCAACCCCTCTGAACTTGTCaagggcgagaaggagcagaTCATTGAATGGCTCAGTGGAGCAGTCAGAGTACCGACGGAGGTTTTTGATGTAATGGGTGAgattggagatgatgagcgtTGGGATGTATTCTACAAATTTTCCGATT ATCTGGAGGAGTCTTTCCCCCTTGT ACACAAGCATTTGAAGAGAAATAGGGTCGTCACTCATGCTCTTGTCTTTGAATGGGAAGGCTCCGACTCCTCCCTCAAACCTTTGTTGCTCACCGGTCACCAAG ATGTGGTACCCGTTCTTCCTGCTACCCGCGATCAATGGACCCATGACCCCTTCGGAGGGGAGTATGATGGGAAGTACATCTGGGGTCGAGGATCCAGCGATGACAAGTCTGGTACAATCGGTGCTCT CTCTGCTGTCGAACTTTTGCTTAAGTCGGGAAAGTTTACGCCTCGACGGACTGTCATTCTCGCTTTCGGCATTGACGAAGAGACTGGCGGCAAGGTG GGCGCACTCAATATTGGTCAATGGTTGGAAGAAAAATACGGCAAGGACTCTATGGCGTTGTTGGTTGACGAAGGTAACGGTATTGAGTCTGCATGGGGACAA CTCTTTGCGGCCCCTGCAGTGGGCGAGAAGGGCTACATGGATCTTGAGCTCAAGGTGGAAACCCTCGGTGGCCACAGCTCTGTCCCTC CTGCTCACACCGGTATTGGTTatatctctcttctcattGCGGCTCTTGAGCGCCACCCTCACAAACCTTACCTCaacccttcctctcccctcGTCAACTTTATCTCCTGTGCAGCCAACTCACCCGCCCAcatcccttcccatcttGCCAAGGCCATTCACAAGGTGGAGAACTCTCTCAAGCACGGCGATGGTAAGAAAGTGAACAGGAAGGCCTTGAAACAGGTCGAGGATTGGTGGGTTACTGGCAGCTATGAGGATGGGACGTTGGGTAAAGGAATGGGTAAAGCCATGGTGTCTACTACCCAGGCAGTTGATATCATCAATGGTGGTCTGAAGGTCAACGCTTTG CCTGAAAGTGTCGTCGCCATTGTGAACCACCGAATCAACTTGGCCTCATCCGTCGCCGAACTCCAGCAACAAATCACAGACGTCATCGCCCCTGTTGCCTCCAAGCTCAACCTTGCTGTTGAAGCTTTCGGTCAAGAGATACAGCCCCACGGACACGGATGCCATTTCTCCAAGAATGACGGCCCTAAGGCTGGCAAGGTGATCCTCAATGTAGCATTCAACTCCAGCCTTGACCCTGCTCCCGTCTCCCCGTTCACTGTGGAAAGCCCTGCTTGGAGATTGTTGTCTGGAACCGTGAAGGGTGTTTATGCTACAAGACCTGGTGCTGAGGAGGCTGAGGCTGGGAGCGATGAGATTATTATGGCGCCCTCCATCTCGACTGGT AACACCGACACTAAGCGATACTGGAACCTTACCAAGAATATCTACCGATTTGCTTATCAGATCGTGGGCCCTGGGTTCAATAATGTTCACACCATCGACGAGCACATT GAGGCTGACGTCTTCATTGAGCAAGTCCGATGGTTCATGAACTTCATCGTCAACGTAGATGAGAGCGATGAAGTTTGA